A genomic window from Silene latifolia isolate original U9 population chromosome Y, ASM4854445v1, whole genome shotgun sequence includes:
- the LOC141628321 gene encoding uncharacterized protein LOC141628321, with the protein MLKKLPEKVGPVICKDTEFLKKINRCVWSEDVEPPEFEKRWTTVVESHGLSDNDWLKEKYNIRNMWVPAYFCDLVLGDRGIQKVPSDYLLSRWSKLATCQPIVGPNGQLLADCTSMDVQKNKVGEFWSELFTCVALVEQSPGHCDELLGILREFKERVKITPDESGNTGIAKVKDKNAEITMLLGTNIPSEIKVLPPRQCKNKGSGKRLISQRERAGEVNKKALRKCRACWEMANHDSRNCDRRTTDNE; encoded by the exons atgCTAAAAAAGTTGCCTGAGAAAGTAGGGCCTGTAATATGTAAAGATACTGAGTTCCTAAAGAAGATAAACCGATGTGTTTGGAGCGAAGATGTGGAGCCGCCTGAATTTGAGAAAAGGTGGACAACAGTAGTTGAATCTCATGGGTTGTCGGATAACGATTGGCTTAAGGAAAAGTACAACATTAGAAATATGTGGGTTCCAGCTTACTTTTGTGATCTGGTTTTAGGAG ATCGGGGAATTCAGAAAGTTCCAAGTGACTACCTGCTTAGTCGGTGGAGCAAACTAGCAACCTGCCAGCCAATCGTCGGCCCTAATGGCCAGTTGCTTGCTGATTGTACATCAATGGATGTACAGAAAAACAAAGTTGGCGAGTTTTGGTCAGAGTTGTTTACTTGTGTGGCACTCGTTGAACAGAGTCCTGGGCATTGTGATGAGTTGCTTGGGATTTTGCGTGAGTTCAAGGAAAGGGTAAAAATTACCCCTGATGAAAGTGGAAATACTGGTATTGCAAAGGTAAAGGACAAGAATGCTGAAATTACGATGCTTTTAGGAACAAACATTCCTAGTGAGATTAAGGTTTTGCCTCCAAGGCAGTGCAAAAACAAAGGCTCGGGAAAAAGGCTGATCTCACAAAGAGAACGAGCTGGGGAAGTGAACAAGAAAGCGCTAAGAAAATGCAGGGCCTGTTGGGAGATGGCGAACCACGACAGTAGGAATTGTGACCGAAGGACAACCGATAATGAGTAG